From Rhodamnia argentea isolate NSW1041297 chromosome 10, ASM2092103v1, whole genome shotgun sequence, a single genomic window includes:
- the LOC115742047 gene encoding protein MIZU-KUSSEI 1 has translation MTKIGTLRRFILPCFAAPPLAAPPTAAPTAAKKRISTSLRDDIYDDPKVQEPHLDLDRLRKGSEDVEDDGSVGNATGSTSPVSVAPPRPSKTMVIGTIFGPRRGHVWFCVQHDRLSTKPSLLLELSIPTQQLVKEMQSSELVRIALECSAKSDPALGSCPLRSVPMWTLSCNGRKLGFATKRKASEQNRLMLKTMQSMTVGAGVIPSGMGSASSEEITYMRANYEHVVGSANSESFHLINPDDCPGQELSLFLLRTR, from the coding sequence ATGACCAAGATCGGCACCCTCCGTCGGTTCATCCTCCCTTGTTTCGCCGCCCCTCCCTTGGCTGCCCCGCCAACCGCCGCCCCCACTGCCGCCAAGAAACGCATAAGCACCTCGCTTCGAGACGACATTTATGACGACCCCAAAGTTCAAGAACCCCATCTGGACCTTGATCGGCTTCGGAAGGGAAGTGAGGATGTCGAAGATGATGGATCCGTGGGAAACGCCACCGGCTCAACATCCCCAGTGTCTGTGGCGCCGCCACGCCCCTCCAAGACCATGGTGATCGGGACAATCTTCGGCCCACGCCGCGGGCACGTGTGGTTCTGCGTGCAGCACGACCGCCTCTCCACGAAGCCCTCCCTCCTCCTCGAGCTCTCGATCCCAACCCAGCAGCTTGTCAAGGAGATGCAGTCGAGCGAGCTCGTTCGGATTGCCCTCGAGTGCTCGGCCAAGTCGGACCCTGCGCTCGGTTCTTGCCCTCTGCGGTCCGTGCCCATGTGGACCCTCTCCTGCAACGGGCGGAAGCTCGGCTTCGCCACGAAGAGGAAGGCGAGCGAACAGAACCGGTTGATGCTCAAGACAATGCAGTCGATGACAGTCGGCGCTGGAGTCATACCATCTGGGATGGGCTCGGCAAGCTCCGAGGAGATCACGTACATGCGGGCGAATTATGAGCACGTCGTCGGCAGTGCCAACTCAGAGTCCTTCCATCTGATTAACCCAGACGACTGCCCGGGTCAAGAACTCAGCCTCTTCTTGCTCAGGACTCGATAA
- the LOC115742048 gene encoding uncharacterized protein LOC115742048 isoform X1: MRGFSEMLEGRAVVRETDMAEAMRSHVMELAYQALDLHESSDLQAIAHHIKQVINSPMSLSINETSFVLSLHGLRGNHYYWFNHLLNTLCFCFSQTNHRNLTKLTVHHGTAWSGRISGLASLTYVGALCSSTSTRWSFSSSRTARTSLKARKRQSESCKGAEAVLELSILLRRHSKQEQLARSSSSTFIAENRKKGD, translated from the exons ATGCGAGGTTTCAGCGAGATGCTGGAAGGAAGAGCTGTAGTGCGTGAGACGGACATGGCAGAAGCGATGCGAAGCCATGTGATGGAATTAGCTTACCAAGCTCTCGACCTACACGAGTCCTCCGATTTACAGGCCATTGCTCATCATATCAAGCAGGTCATAAACTCACCTATGTCCCTTAGCATTAATGAGACTAgctttgttctttctttgcacggTTTGAGGGGTAACCATTATTACTGGTTCAACCACTTGCTAAATACTCTCTGCTTCTGCTTTTCGCAAACAAATCACAG AAATTTGACGAAGCTTACGGTCCATCATGGCACTGCGTGGTCGGGAAGGATTTCGGGTCTTGCATCACTCACTTATGTGGGTGCTTTGTGTTCTTCCACATCGACGCGATGGAGTTTCTCATCTTCAAGGACGGCAAGGACTTCCCTGAAAGCAAGGAAGAGGCAGTCGGAGTCCTGCAAAGGAGCAGAAGCAGTTCTTGAACTTTCTATATTGCTCAG GAGACACAGCAAACAAGAACAGCTCGCACGTTCAAGCAGCTCCACCTTCATCGctgaaaatcgaaaaaaaggtGATTAG
- the LOC115742048 gene encoding dynein light chain-like isoform X2 gives MRGFSEMLEGRAVVRETDMAEAMRSHVMELAYQALDLHESSDLQAIAHHIKQKFDEAYGPSWHCVVGKDFGSCITHLCGCFVFFHIDAMEFLIFKDGKDFPESKEEAVGVLQRSRSSS, from the exons ATGCGAGGTTTCAGCGAGATGCTGGAAGGAAGAGCTGTAGTGCGTGAGACGGACATGGCAGAAGCGATGCGAAGCCATGTGATGGAATTAGCTTACCAAGCTCTCGACCTACACGAGTCCTCCGATTTACAGGCCATTGCTCATCATATCAAGCAG AAATTTGACGAAGCTTACGGTCCATCATGGCACTGCGTGGTCGGGAAGGATTTCGGGTCTTGCATCACTCACTTATGTGGGTGCTTTGTGTTCTTCCACATCGACGCGATGGAGTTTCTCATCTTCAAGGACGGCAAGGACTTCCCTGAAAGCAAGGAAGAGGCAGTCGGAGTCCTGCAAAGGAGCAGAAGCAGTTCTTGA
- the LOC115741991 gene encoding mitochondrial substrate carrier family protein B-like yields MNGGVRDGGPRSFLQQQQTQIGTVQQLLAGGVAGAFSKTCTAPLARLTILLQVQGMHTDVAALSKASIWHEASRIVNEEGFRAFWKGNMVTIAHRLPYSSVNFYAYERYKSMLQSILGEDSKGSASAGLCVHFVGGGMAGITAASATYPLDLVRTRLAAQRNTAYYRGIWHTFHTICREEGFLGLYKGLGATLLGVGPSIAISFSVYESLTSFWQSLRPNDATMMASLACGSLSGIASSTATFPLDLVRRRMQLEGAGGRARIYNCGLLGTFRHIIRTEGFCGFYRGILPEYYKVVPTVGIVFMTYETLKKHLSEVSTQD; encoded by the exons ATGAACGGCGGCGTTCGTGACGGTGGGCCCAGGAGCTtcctgcagcagcagcagaccCAGATTGGGACCGTGCAGCAGCTCTTGGCCGGCGGCGTCGCCGGCGCTTTTAGCAAGACTTGTACTGCCCCTCTTGCTCGCCTCACTATTTTGCTTCAG GTGCAAGGTATGCACACAGATGTTGCAGCTCTGAGCAAGGCTAGCATATGGCATGAGGCATCACGCATTGTCAATGAAGAAGGGTTTAGAGCCTTTTGGAAGGGAAATATGGTTACGATTGCTCATCGCCTTCCTTACTCTTCGGTCAACTTTTACGCTTATGAACGGTACAAAAGT ATGTTACAGTCAATTCTTGGGGAAGATAGCAAAGGAAGTGCCAGTGCAGGTCTTTGTGTACACTTTGTAGGTGGTGGAATGGCTGGAATAACAGCTGCAAGCGCGACATATCCTCTGGATCTTGTTAGGACACGCCTCGCTGCACAG AGAAATACAGCGTACTACAGAGGTATTTGGCACACATTTCATACCATTTGTCGAGAGGAAGGCTTCTTGGGGTTATATAAAGGACTTGGAGCCACGTTGTTG GGTGTTGGACCCAGTATAGCAATAAGCTTTTCTGTGTATGAGAGCTTGACATCTTTTTGGCAATCTCTAAG GCCGAACGACGCAACCATGATGGCCAGTCTGGCTTGTGGCAGTCTCTCAGGGATTGCATCATCAACTG CTACATTTCCACTGGATCTTGTGAGAAGAAGGATGCAATTGGAAGGGGCTGGGGGTCGAGCCCGTATTTACAATTGCGGTTTGTTGGGGACGTTCAGGCACATAATCAGGACAGAAGGCTTCTGTGGCTTTTATAGAGGGATACTTCCTGAGTACTACAAGGTTGTCCCTACTGTGGGCATTGTCTTCATGACCTACGAGACACTGAAGAAGCATCTATCTGAAGTTTCTACTCAGGATTAG